CGACCACGGCCACGCCCACACGCACCGCCTTCCCAGCATCCTCCCCGTGAGCCTTCAGACAAGATGAGGCATATGTATTTGTACAGCTCAAGGAGGGAAACAAAGATGAATGAATCCTAATCTGAGACTCACCGCCGCTGCTTTCTTGCCTTTATCCAGCGCGTCCGCAGACACGTATGCAGTAGCCACGGCGTAACTGGCCCACACTGCGCTGACAGGCACCAGCGCGCGGAACGCCTCGCCCACCTCGTTAGCGTAGcctgtggacacacacacacaagactcGACGCATGAACAAACACGACTGCTGGATTCACAATTTGAAGAATCATGAGGATGACACTCGCTCTCGAAAACCAACATTTACAGctgggtcattccgtgtcaactcaaccagagaTCCCTGCCtgaaatttttgattttgtcaatattttttctgaaagacaaacataaatagtgatgaaagccaaaatattaaatgtcacagatgtatatttacagaGTAATCCACTGTTTTGTAGAGGGGGGCAAAATGAACATTTTcgcctgagatttggagccaaattagagtGGTGTAAAAAAGACTTtataaagatggcagcatcattattttatttttacacagagattggtcgGTCTGTTAGTAAAAtatgttgactttagcaatctttgtttcattatatgtcAACAGTGAccgttcaaaaatggcaaaaagcacttcttgtgttttttgccttaAGTtcgcatgcctgtaactcaagaagtattaaagatatcttaatatccttttagattctggttcataacaaactttccttttggtatcttcattttaaaggccctcgatggttcaatcccagagatatggagatcttaatgtggTTCCATGATTAAAttgtaaattgtacacattttcagtggtcaaaaaccaaatgtgtgtcactttgcatacagctgatacttcttttattttaaagaggaaaatctgaagaacaaataatgtttaaactagaaatgtatctcgtgtttttctatcaacacaattgcataaaatatacctgagtgccataaatattgcTTTTCCAAAGTTGTCATGCCCATAAatctaaaagtattcaagatatcttaatatccttatagattctcattcttaataaacgtttcttttggaatcttaatttttaaggCTCTATATGGTTCAATCTCATAGATATAGGGATGTCAATGCGGTAACATATAGTTGCGATACTTCGTATTTGAACTCTTGGTAGCTTCAAaagctgttaaaatgaacaaaatcccATCTTCCAAATATCCctaaaactgattcaaatatagattcatattaatatacttttgagagcaagttaatgtGCCTCAACTTAACCTGAACCATTTTTTGTTACTCAGAGagttatgttttatgcaattcttttgatagagggaaacaaggtacatttctagtttcaacattatttgttcttcagacattcctctttaaaCTCATTAAGTATCAGCTGTGTGCAAAGtgaaccacatttggttttcgatcactgaaaatgggtaaaattcaacaatttgaacatggagctgctttgagatcctcatatctatgggactgaactatatagggctgaaaatgaagatttcaaaagaaaagtttaataagaatgagaatctagaaggatattaagatatcttgaagacttttagagttacaggcatgacAACTTTAgaaaaggaatatttatggcactcaggtGTGTTCTATGCAATTGAGATGATGaaaaaaacaagatacatttctagttttaacattatttgttcttcagatattcctctttttaaaagaaaaaagtatcagctgtatacAAAGTGACCCAcgtttggtttttgaccactgaaaatgtgtacaattgaacaatttactcatggagccgcattaagatctccatatctctgggattgaaccatcgagggcctttaaaatgaagataccaaaaggaaagtttgttatgaaccagaatctaaaaggatattaagatatctttaatacttcttgagtcaCAGGCAttcaaacttgaggcaaaaaacacaggaagtgctttttcacattttttgaactgtcactgttggcgtataataaaacaaagattgataaagtcaacagatttttactaatagacctaccaatctctgtgtaagaataaaataatctttataaagtcatttttacacccctctaaattggctccaaatctcaggtgaaaatggtcattttgaccccctctacaaaacagtggattactcagtaatatacatctgtgacatttaatattttggctttcatcactatttatgtttgtctttctacagaaaaaattaacaaaatcaaacatttcaGCTGGGGTAGTTTCTGAAATTCGGTTGATTTGACACAGAGTGACCCAGCTTCATGATGATGTTACTTGTGACCAGAATTTCTTTCTGTCATTTCCAATtgtcaaattatataaaaagtgtgaaaatattaaattgtgTGTATTTAGGATAAATGCAGCTTACAGGCATAAAATGAAATTAGCTGTAGAAATACAAAGGACTCAGAACAGAAGTTCAATGTTAATATACACACAATAAATAATTTGAGATATGATGGAAATGACACTCATAATAACATTCATTATATCCataataatcattctaataaaaaaatagaaatgacagaattgtcctGTTGTCAAAACTAGTGACGAAGTCAACAAGACTTGATTCTCTAACTTTTTACAGGACCAAAAGTAACATGAATATgactttggtaaatcataactATGACgttaaaattatgacaaaaacgtctcattttaatctcataattatgactttgcaTGTCATGTGGCAGAAATGGCCTACCATGGAGTTCAGCTGTTCgaaaacaacaataaatcaaTAACACTTCATTCAATGCTTGTATTATGACCATCAATAAGCTGTAATGATGCAGGATCAATGACGTTCATGTTTCTCAGCTGGTCTGAATAACTCAAATTAAATCATCAGAGACCTGACCAGACTAACCTGAGCTGGCTAACTCACAAACAGGTAACTATCTTCTGGAGGTCACACGAGTGTCTTTGACTCACCTAGAAATCTCACCCATGTGTCTCGATAAATATCCACTTCCTCGCTTTGTTTCTCGGGCGTGTGCTCCATACTGacccgtgtgtgtgtgatatctGAGGTAAAACTcaatcagatcagatcagaaCAGAACAGATCAGAACAGCAGCTTGAATGTTGATATCTGGTGTTCACATGCAGTCAGACGCGCCATACTGTACTTGAGCTGAGGGACCGTCTGCAAATGACACTCTCTTTACATACTTCACATTATTAATTCATCGGATGTTTCCTTTGTGCTTCAGTCAAAACCTAAAACCAAAAGATTACTTACTATTTACATTAATCACATGAGGGTTTGAATCCAGCAATGAGGAGTGAGCACTAAACACTTGATGATAATCTGTCCGTTTCACTGATTGAACATAAAGTCttgtattttaaagtgtgtaGTTTGATCATGTGG
This Ctenopharyngodon idella isolate HZGC_01 chromosome 5, HZGC01, whole genome shotgun sequence DNA region includes the following protein-coding sequences:
- the mtfp1 gene encoding mitochondrial fission process protein 1; protein product: MEHTPEKQSEEVDIYRDTWVRFLGYANEVGEAFRALVPVSAVWASYAVATAYVSADALDKGKKAAAAHGEDAGKAVRVGVAVVDTFVWQALASVAIPGFTINRVCAASLFLLGKTTRWPLPVRKWTTTAIGLSTIPFIITPIDRSVDYLLDSSLRKLYGEGEKPE